A single window of Macaca mulatta isolate MMU2019108-1 chromosome 9, T2T-MMU8v2.0, whole genome shotgun sequence DNA harbors:
- the SPADH gene encoding CUB domain-containing protein, with translation MRLSRAFAWSLLCSIATIVTAPFATAPSDCGGHYTDEYGRIFNYVGPKTECVWIIELNPGDIVVVAIPELKGFVCGKEYVEVLDGPPGSESLGRICEAFSTFYHSSSNIITIKYSREPSHPPTFFEIYYFVDAWSTH, from the exons ATGAGGCTGTCCAGAGCCTTCGCCTGGTCGCTGCTGTGCAGTATAG cCACAATTGTTACAGCTCCATTTGCCACAG CACCCAGTGACTGTGGGGGCCACTATACGGATGAATACGGCAGGATCTTCAACTACGTTGGGCCGAAAACTGAATGTGTCTGGATCATCGAGTTGAACCCCGGGGACATAGTCGTGGTAGCCATTCCAGAACTCAA AGGATTTGTATGTGGCAAAGAGTACGTGGAAGTGCTGGATGGACCTCCAGGGTCTGAGTCCTTGGGCAGGATTTGTGAAGCCTTCAGTACATTCTATCACTCTTCTTccaacatcatcaccatcaagTACTCCAGAGAACCCAGTCATCCACCCActttctttgaaatatattacTTTGTTGATGCTTGGTCAACACATTAA
- the C9H10orf120 gene encoding uncharacterized protein C10orf120 homolog (The RefSeq protein has 1 substitution compared to this genomic sequence): MIRERKNDCQRIEKQRASDTMAQERKNEKPVRIFNTSYSFQDQAPGCCQEDLSSASPLGTWSKFYRSDPRIALGKYSPLEKEILHLGGIHTIAARRLLAYKHEEECQMLKELQLSSPDYKRATEYKKEHSLPCAICAPLEKIWTAKVIVPLEAFKMPQREQVNVSKHIERMRLARALGNHQRLPYIERFTRSSFLSGVDLGPMAKNKARQKEDNYDTHNCDDANQDEKEVAEGKNTKRREIKMNVVFKSKEPKKCLTYHGNDRKSLLPTKKPERSITGLTNRNLFCVSEFPGDLMLMNQDFISRRDHFSDVVKTYNLEEESTWKECMRKATPYHY; this comes from the exons ATGATCAGAGAACGGAAGAATGACTGTCAGAGGATTGAAAAACAGAGGGCTAGTGACACAATGGCccaagaaaggaagaatgaaaagcCAGTCAGAATATTTAATACTAGCTATTCCTTTCAGGATCAAGCCCCAGGGTGTTGCCAAGAGGATCTGAGTTCTGCTTCACCGTTGGG GACATGGAGCAAATTCTACAGATCAGACCCACGGATTGCCCTCGGGAAATACTCCCCCTTGGAAAAAGAGATCCTA CATCTAGGTGGCATTCACACCATAGCAGCAAGAAGGCTTTTGGCTTACAAGCACGAGGAAGAATGCCAAATGCTCAAGGAACTACAGTTGTCATCTCCAGACTACAAACGGGCAACGGAGTATAAAAAGGAACATTCCTTACCTTGTGCTATTTGTGCACCCCTAGAAAAAATATGGACAGCAAAGGTGATTGTGCCCCTAGAGGCATTTAAAATGCCACAACGAGAGCAGGTGAACGTCAGTAAGCACATAGAGAGAATGAGGCTTGCTCGGGCTCTGGGAAATCATCAGCGTTTACCCTACATTGAAAGGTTTACACGCTCCTCATTTCTGTCTGGGGTGGACCTGGGTCCAATGGCAAAAAATAAGGCCAGACAAAAGGAGGACAACTATGACACCCATAATTGTGATGATGCCAACCAAGATGAGAAAGAGGTGGCAgagggaaaaaacacaaaaagacgagaaataaaaatgaatgtagtTTTCAAGtcaaaagaaccaaaaaaatgTTTGACATACCATGGAAATGATCGCAAATCTCTCCTCCCCACAAAGAAACCGGAACGCTCCATCACAGGCCTAACGAACCGAAATCTTTTCTGCGTATCAGAATTCCCTGGTGACTTAATGCTAATGAATCAGGATTTTATATCACGGAGAGACCACTTCAGTGATGTGGTCAAGACCTACAACCTGGAAGAAGAGAGCACCTGGAAAGAGCGCATGCGTAAAGCAACTCCTTATcattattaa
- the C9H10orf120 gene encoding uncharacterized protein C10orf120 homolog isoform X1: MLWCLVFVFFQKATGDTEPLDKKQDQAPGCCQEDLSSASPLGTWSKFYRSDPRIALGKYSPLEKEILHLGGIHTIAARRLLAYKHEEECQMLKELQLSSPDYKRATEYKKEHSLPCAICAPLEKIWTAKVIVPLEAFKMPQREQVNVSKHIERMRLARALGNHQRLPYIERFTRSSFLSGVDLGPMAKNKARQKEDNYDTHNCDDANQDEKEVAEGKNTKRREIKMNVVFKSKEPKKCLTYHGNDRKSLLPTKKPERSITGLTNRNLFCVSEFPGDLMLMNQDFISRRDHFSDVVKTYNLEEESTWKERMRKATPYHY; the protein is encoded by the exons GATCAAGCCCCAGGGTGTTGCCAAGAGGATCTGAGTTCTGCTTCACCGTTGGG GACATGGAGCAAATTCTACAGATCAGACCCACGGATTGCCCTCGGGAAATACTCCCCCTTGGAAAAAGAGATCCTA CATCTAGGTGGCATTCACACCATAGCAGCAAGAAGGCTTTTGGCTTACAAGCACGAGGAAGAATGCCAAATGCTCAAGGAACTACAGTTGTCATCTCCAGACTACAAACGGGCAACGGAGTATAAAAAGGAACATTCCTTACCTTGTGCTATTTGTGCACCCCTAGAAAAAATATGGACAGCAAAGGTGATTGTGCCCCTAGAGGCATTTAAAATGCCACAACGAGAGCAGGTGAACGTCAGTAAGCACATAGAGAGAATGAGGCTTGCTCGGGCTCTGGGAAATCATCAGCGTTTACCCTACATTGAAAGGTTTACACGCTCCTCATTTCTGTCTGGGGTGGACCTGGGTCCAATGGCAAAAAATAAGGCCAGACAAAAGGAGGACAACTATGACACCCATAATTGTGATGATGCCAACCAAGATGAGAAAGAGGTGGCAgagggaaaaaacacaaaaagacgagaaataaaaatgaatgtagtTTTCAAGtcaaaagaaccaaaaaaatgTTTGACATACCATGGAAATGATCGCAAATCTCTCCTCCCCACAAAGAAACCGGAACGCTCCATCACAGGCCTAACGAACCGAAATCTTTTCTGCGTATCAGAATTCCCTGGTGACTTAATGCTAATGAATCAGGATTTTATATCACGGAGAGACCACTTCAGTGATGTGGTCAAGACCTACAACCTGGAAGAAGAGAGCACCTGGAAAGAGCGCATGCGTAAAGCAACTCCTTATcattattaa